A window from Citrus sinensis cultivar Valencia sweet orange chromosome 5, DVS_A1.0, whole genome shotgun sequence encodes these proteins:
- the LOC127902531 gene encoding superoxide dismutase [Cu-Zn]-like — protein sequence MVNAVAVITGTNGRKGTVSFSVEGSGPTTVKGSLSGLPPGDHALIIHTYGNISNDWISTGPPFKPAGADGFLENITVTSEGIATFEIYKTIPLSGTNSVIGRGLVVHSSPSPDPGDGVAWGTIGLSY from the exons ATGGTGAATGCAGTTGCAGTTATTACTGGAACTAACGGTCGCAAGGGAACTGTTTCCTTTAGCGTTGAAGGAAGTG gTCCAACAACTGTGAAAGGAAGCCTCTCTGGTTTGCCGCCTGGTGATCACGCACTCATTATTCACACTTACGGAAACATAAGCAATGATTGGATATCAACTG GACCCCCTTTTAAACCTGCTGGAGCTGACGGTTTTTTAGAAAACATCACTGTTACTAGTGAGG GTATTGCtacttttgaaatttacaagaCG ATTCCTCTTTCTGGAACAAATTCCGTTATTGGAAGGGGTCTTGTAGTCCACTCAAGTCCCA GTCCAGATCCTGGTGATGGAGTAGCTTGGG GCACCATCGGTCTCAGTTATTGA